AGTGGGGAAGCATATCCTACAGGGAGGGGAATGTCTTCTGTCAGCAATCTGTACAAACACTGAGCACTTCTAACCCCAAGTTGCTGTGTGGCTTCATTGATCCCTGTGTGCTTTGCTCGGTGTTGCTGATCAGGAGGGGCAGGGTGTGCTGCTGGATGTGAGGAGTTCAGGGTCCCTGGAGCACaccctccctgcctgtgctgctggtggctcGGCGTGAGGAGTGAGggcctgccagggctgtgtggggaggTCTGTGCCTGCTTTGTGGAGGGCAGAATCCCCTGGGATGATCCAACCCTTGAGCTGTGGCTATGGTGACCTGCAGGGCTCCTGGCCTTGTCTGTGTACTGGGCTCCAGGACACCCTGGCTCAACCCGCCGGGCAAAAGCACTGTGTATGCTGGTCACTGACGGTGTGTGTTGGTCACAGACAGTGTATGCCGGTCACTGACGGTGTGTGCCGGTCACTGACGGTGTGTGCCGGTCACTGACGGTGTATGCCGGTCACTGACGGTGTATGCCGGTCACAAATGGTGTATGCCGGTCACTGACGGTGTGTGCTGGTCACTGACGGTGTGTGTTGGTCACAGACAGTGTATGCCGGTCACTGACGGTGTGTGCCGGTCACTGACGGTGTGTGCCGGTCACTGACGGTGTATGCCGGTCACTGACGGTGTATGCCGGTCACTGACGGTGTGTGCCGGTCACTGACGGTGTATGTTGGTCACAGGCAGTGTATGCTGGTCACAAATGGTGTATGCTGGCTACTGACGGTGTATGCCGGTCACTGACGGTGTGTGCCGGTCACTGACAGTGTGTGCTGGTCACTGACTGTTCTTTGTTAGCCAGTGCTGAAAGAAACAGCTTCTGCCCATGGGGAAAGGGGGCAAACGGTGTTCATTCCCTCAGCCCACGGCACCGTGCgtgccagggagcagagagcaggagcctggctggggctgctgctgtgtgcttgTGGGATGTTTGTCATTGTCATTGGTGGTGGAGTTCAGGCATGGGAGCATCATCCCACGGTCACCTCTCCCGGCAAGGGGGCCCAGGAGCCAGCATCGCGAGTGCCGGAGAGCCtggtggggggacagggggcagtgagggcagggacagcccctcaGAACTGCCACACTGGCACCCGAGGGGCAGCAGCGTGGGGGTGCCCGTGTTGTAAAAACCGGCCCAAGGCCGGTTCCTGGCTCCCCACGGGAGTCCCGCTGGGAACCGCAGGACATGGAAGCCGCGGGAGCAGGCGGTGCCGCCGCAGGGCCTCTGCCGGGAAAATCCACGCCGGTGCCAATCCCGGGGAATGTCCTTGGCGGAGCGCCCGGTGCCCGGGAGCGCGCGCGGCCGCAGCCAACGGCCGCCGGCGCACGCGCACACCGCGCGCCCCGCGGGGGCGTGTCCGagcgcgcccggccccgcccccgcgggTGCCTGTCTCCCTGGGCTCCCATGGTGCCCCGCGCGCCGCGTGGATTTTAAATCGTGCGGCCAATGGGGAGCGGCCGCGCGCGGTAACGGCCCCGGCGCCGCCTTTGAATCGCGGCCGGACCGAGCGAGCGGCCCAGCTCAGCCCGGCCCGCCGCGGCACCGGAACAGCCACCCGGCACAGCCACCGGCACCCGCAGCTGTACCGACACAGCCACCCGGCACCGCCACTGCACCGGGACCCGCCGGTACAGGGACTCAGCACACCCAGCTTCCCCCGTACCGAGACCCGCAGCTGCACCGGTGCAGGGACCCGGCACGTGCCGCTTCCCGGCACCCACTGCTGCACCGGGACCCGCCGCCCTCCCGCAGCCGCTCTTTCGGTGCAGGCAGCCGGGGCCCGGCGGAGCCCCAGCGCGGACACAGCATGAACGCGCCGGGCGGGAAGGCGGCGCGGCCGGCGGCGCTGGCGGAGCCggcccgggcggcggcggcggcggcggcggcgggggggaaGGAGGTGCCGAAGGTGCTCGTGGACCCCCGCACCCGGCGCAGCTTCGTGCGCGGGCGGTTCCTGGGCAAGGGCGGCTTCGCGCGGTGCTACGAGCTGGCCGAGGCCGAGAGCCGGGAGGTGTTCGCGGGGAAGGTGGTGCCCAAGTCGCTGCTGGTGAAGCCGCACCAGAAGGAGAAGATGTCCATGGAGATCGCCATCCACCGCAGCCTCTCCCACCGCCACGTCGTCGGCTTCCAGGGCTTCTTCGAGGACGACGACTTTGTCTACGTCGTGCTGGAGCTCTGCCGCCGCAGGGTGAGGGGCCGGGGGGCGGGTGTCGGCGTCCCCGGGTACGGACTGTCCCCTTCCCCGCGTCCTGCGGTACTGAGCTCCTCCTTGTCCCGCAACCCCCGCCCCGGTACTGACCCCCCGTCCCCCGCAGtcgctgctggagctgcacaagCGGCGGAAGGCGCTGAGCGAGCCCGAGGTGCGGTACTACCTGCGGCAGACCATCCTGGGCTGCCAGTACCTGCACAGCCACCGCGTCATCCACCGCGACCTCAAGCTGGGCAACCTCTTCCTCAGCGACGACATGGAGGTGAAGATCGGTAAGTGCAGGGACCCCAGCCCGGGGACTGGCCAGCCAGGGCATCTTGGTCATATCCCgtctccctgtccctccaggtGACTTTGGCCTGGCCACCAAGGTAGAGTACGATGGGGAGCGCAAGAAGACCCTGTGTGGGACGCCCAACTACATCgccccagaggtgctgggcaAGAAGGGGCACAGCTTTGAGGTGGACATCTGGTCCATTGGCTGCATCATGTGAGTCAAGCTGCCATGGAGATGGGCAATCCCTGTGGTTCTGGTCTCCTTGGCCCCTCTGAGCTTCAGTGTGATCCAAAGCTCCAGGTCACTGTCTCCACAGTGCTGAGGcctgctgccaggcagctccCGACCTTCCCCAACTGAAACTTTCCCTGCAGGGTGCTGGATCCCAGCTTCCCTTTCCAGGGGACAGGATCCAGGCACAGTACACGTAGCTGTCAGAGTCTAATGCCAAGTGTGTTCCCCCTGCCAGGAAAGCCCCTAGGTGTGCTTAGGACATGGTTGCTCCTGTGCACAATCTGAGTCTCTTTTCAAAACTGACCCCCTTTTGTCTGGGAATGCCCAGGTACACTCTGCTGGTGGGGAAACCGCCTTTTGAGACCTCCTGTCTAAAGGATACGTACATCCGGATCAAGAAGAATGAGTACACCATTCCCAAGGTATGCTGCTTCCCATGGAGCGTCTGTTTGGCCCACAGAGGTGCTTGGTgagcctcctgctgcagcctctgtgtcTGTCACTTCTTGGGctctccagcagggcaggggctctcAGTGCTGGGGGGCTGGTTCAGACTGGGGTGGCATGAGCCTTGTggggagccagcagctccctgccctgcaatCCAGAAAAAATCTGAACTGGGCTGATGGTGTGTGGGGGTGAATGGACATGGGCAAGTCCATTAGGACTGGGCCAGGTCCCCAGCTCATCACACTGCTGATGACTTGGTGTTGCTCAAGTCGTTTGACCTCAGGCTTTGGGTGCTGTTAGGAGCCACCCAATTCTGCTTCCCCAGGCTTGTGTCCTGCTTGCCCAATGCGGcgctggagctctgctccaggcagagcttccCCGGGCTGCAAACCCCGTTCATTTGTCACTAGTGCACATTGTCCCTGACCCATCTCTAAACTCCACCTGTCCCTCAGCACATCAACCCTGTGGCTGCAAACCTCATCCAGAAGATGCTGAGGTCGGACCCTGCCACGCGCCCGACCATCGATGAGCTGCTGAACGACGAGTTCTTCACCTCGGGGTACCTGCCCAGCCGCCTGCCCACCAGCTGCCTCACCATTGCTCCCCGCTtctccctggctcccagcagcctggagctcGGCGGGCGGAAGCCGCTGACCGCGCTCAATAAAGGTGGGTGTGGGTGCCTgggtggggctgggcacagcctgcccGCCTCCAGCAGCATCCACAACCTTCAGTGTGCCTCCCTCACATCATGTCCTGATCCTTATGGAAACTCAGAGCATTTGTGGTGAgggggctctccctgctctgcccggGACAAAGCACTGCATTTGCTTCAGCTCTGTGAGGGGCTCAAACTGATGCCTGGGAAGTTTCACCAGAACACAAGGAAGACCTCTCCTATGCAGTGCCTGAGCACTGAACAGATTGCCTAGAGAGGGTGCGTGGAGTCTCCCTCCCTGGAGATACTCCAGAATCCTCTGGACACATCCTGTGTTCTGGAATTACCCTGCTCATGTGCCACCATGGTCCCTTCCCACATGAGTTGTTCTGTGTGTCAGGTGTTGTCTGTACCTGGTGCCTTTGGAACCTCGCCCTGGTCACATCTCAGTGTTGTCTCTCTGCCCAGGACtggacagccctgcccaggagcccttgccggagaaggaggaggcggcggggctgcgggaggTGGGAGATGCTGTCAGCTGCCACCTGGCTGACATGTTGCAGCAGCTGACTGCAGTCAATGCAGCCAAGCCCTCCGAGAGAGTGGCAGTGAGGCAAGGTGAGCCTGGGGCAGCCCACAGGCCTCATGGGGTGCACTGGCTGTGGGAAATGTCTCCTAACAAGCTGCTTTCTTCCTGCAGAAGAAGCTGAGGACCCGGCCTGCATTCCCATCTTCTGGGTTAGCAAATGGGTGGACTACTCAGATAAATATGGACTCGGTAAATACCATTGGTGGCAATGCTTCAGGCTTTCCTTGTGTCTGAGGGGGCTGGCAGAAGCCTGGGTTGGGGCATTTCCTAGACCTGGGTTTTTAATCACCATATTCCAGTGTGTGTGTTCAAGACCGCTGCCAGGAATCTTACCAAATACCCCAGGAATCCAGAGCAGTGGTCATCAGCCCTGGCCACTTTAATGTGGACAATGGTACCTGTGCATGACCAAGTTCTCcccaggctgcacagggatccaaggtggcagcagaggctgttttTGAAGCAGCTGATGCAATAAGGGAGATGACTAATCCAGAGGTGGAAAAGTGCCAGCCAGACCTCCCCAAAGAGGAGACCTGGCAGGGCCTTGGTGGGATGGCTGTTAGGGAATCCCTGGGTGATAAACCATCTGCCTTGGTACTTCCCACTGCTTGTTGTCCCCTGAGATTGGAGGTCTCATGGGGTCCCTTCTGGGCAGGCTACCAGCTCTGTGACAACAGCGTTGGGGTTCTCTTCAATGACTCCACTCGGCTCATCATGTACAACGATGGGGACAACCTGCAGTACATTGAGCAGAACAACACCGAGTCCTACTTCACTGTGAGGTCCTACCCTTCTGCCCTCAACAAGAAGGTCAGTCCTGGgggcaggagccctggctggggagtGGTGAGACTCCTGCCACCCTTAGGCTTTGATGGGAGGGTGGGTTCCAGGGAGAAACGTTTATTGGAGGCCACTGGCACTTTACAGGCTTCCTCTAGCTGGTGGCACATAGCCCCAAGGACAGACACTAGCAGCTCTAGCTGCTATCTGAGGCTCGTTTATGAGCAGTTAGTCCTCACAAGACATCCATGTACAAAGTGTTCAGCAAAGCAAGTCTGATGTGTCACAGAGTTAACTTTGACGATTTCCACAAGTTTTTGCTGTGACACCTCAAGCTCTGAGAGATGCAAGGAGGATCTGGGACTGTGCTCCCCCTCCCCATGCCTGGGGTCAccctcagcccctcacagcccatCCCTTCTGCAGATAACACTACTGAAGTACTTCCGGAATTACATGAGCGAGCACTTGCTGAAGGCGGGGGCGAACATCACGCCACGGGAAGGGGACGAGCTGGCCCGACTGCCCTACCTGTGCACCTGGTTCCGGACCCGCAGCGCCATCATCCTGCACCTCAGCAACGGCACTGTGCAGATCAACTTCTTCCAGGTGAGGCTCtttgcagggctgtggctctggctgCACGTGGTGTGGCTTGGACGGTGGCAGAGGGGATGACCTGAGCcaaggctgtgcccagggagcctggctctgggagctgtctgtgctgctACCTAAAGCCCCCAGAGTGTCCTCCCTTGtgaggggctgtgctctgcagcagcaggctggctgctgcagccagctgttGCCCTTTGCTGCACTCTGAATGAATTCTACAGAGGGATTTTGTCACACACTCTGGGTGTGCTGAGATGGCTCATGCTGAGGAAATGCTGCCCCAAGGAGCACGGTGCTCAGTGAGCATGTGTTCTCACCCCCCAGGACCACACCAAGGTCATCCTGTGCCCTCTCATGGCTGCTGTGACATACATAGATGAGAAACGGGACTTCCGCACGTACAAGCTGAGCCTGATCGAGGAGCACGGCTGCTGCCGGGAGCTGGCCAGCCGCCTGCGCTACGCCCGCACCATGGTGGAGAAGCTCCTCAGCTCCAAGTCTGGCTCGGGCCGCGTGAAATCTTCCTCCTAGACCTCATTCTTGCTGGACTCGACAGCGGTGCCAAACTGCCCGGCTGCGGAGGGAGAGGTCTGGCAGCTTCCCTCCCACGGCCCGGCTGGGTTCCCACTCCTGGGTATGGGCTCACTGCCCCGAGGaagcccctgctgctgtgggaatggTGTTGTTCACTGACTGGTGCCCAAAGGTTTCTTGCTTCCTGCTCCTAacaaagtgtatttttaaattccctACCTAGTCTGTTTTTCTAATTTCCCAAAGCCAAAAACCCAGCTCCAAACCAGCCCTCTCGTTTGaggtgcctggggctgctcttgagagagcagagctggcagtgaggTGTCTGTACATGGCTGTGCCCGTGCTCTGGGCTTCGTTTCCTCTGGCAGAAGCTCAGGTAAGGTATTGAATGAGCCCGGGGTGAGATTTGAGCAATTGGCCTTTTAATGCTGAAACTCCATGAAACCTCAACTTTTGTATATTTCATAACTTGAATAAAGATTGTTTaacagcagccaggctgtttCACTTCCCTTTGCCTTGCTGAGAGAGGGGGCAGCACCTCTCTGCCTTCCTCTCTCAATGAGACATCCTCTTCCCCTTGGCCTGGGCTTGCCTCTTCCTTGGCTCCATGACTAATTATGGCTAAAGAATCAGCACAAGTCCTCTCAGGCAGCAGGAACCCAGTGAGCTGCCTGTGTTGTTCTCCCAccactgctccctgccagcaacCAGAGGTGCTCTGAGGCCAGTTTCTTTTTATAAGCAGGACaagttttagttttagttttttaattttttataacaTTTTGTATAAATATATTCTGAAAAGAAACCTGGTACAAACCTTGTTACCTGTGTAACAAAATCCCACACCCCAGTACACAGAGGAATCAAACTATACAAGATTATTGCTGTTCCACAGAGGAACTTTGCTGTGGGGCTCTCTGTGCCCATGGGctcagctggtgctggaggCTGGCTCATAGGGCCCACATGCCCATGGGGCTGCCATGAACCAGAGCACCCATGGgacaccagccctgggcagcaggagaggctgggggagctgcaggcatAGGCCTGTCTTTGAGAGAAGGATCCCAGGGGCAAGGAACCTCCCTCCTTTGTGCCCAGAGACAACTGTTCCTGGATGCTGTGCCgccaggcctggcacaggctgctggggcCCCTAAGGGGGAAAGCCCTGTTGTGAGCCCAGCTGAGATTCACACCcccatggtggggctgtgcccccaCAGCCCAGTGCCACGGGCAGGTCCCGGCCCCAGggtggctgctgggcctggcctGGTgcgcacagccctgctggggctgaggggcagctccagTGTCAGGACTGGGAGCCCGG
This genomic window from Molothrus aeneus isolate 106 chromosome 16, BPBGC_Maene_1.0, whole genome shotgun sequence contains:
- the PLK1 gene encoding serine/threonine-protein kinase PLK1, giving the protein MNAPGGKAARPAALAEPARAAAAAAAAGGKEVPKVLVDPRTRRSFVRGRFLGKGGFARCYELAEAESREVFAGKVVPKSLLVKPHQKEKMSMEIAIHRSLSHRHVVGFQGFFEDDDFVYVVLELCRRRSLLELHKRRKALSEPEVRYYLRQTILGCQYLHSHRVIHRDLKLGNLFLSDDMEVKIGDFGLATKVEYDGERKKTLCGTPNYIAPEVLGKKGHSFEVDIWSIGCIMYTLLVGKPPFETSCLKDTYIRIKKNEYTIPKHINPVAANLIQKMLRSDPATRPTIDELLNDEFFTSGYLPSRLPTSCLTIAPRFSLAPSSLELGGRKPLTALNKGLDSPAQEPLPEKEEAAGLREVGDAVSCHLADMLQQLTAVNAAKPSERVAVRQEEAEDPACIPIFWVSKWVDYSDKYGLGYQLCDNSVGVLFNDSTRLIMYNDGDNLQYIEQNNTESYFTVRSYPSALNKKITLLKYFRNYMSEHLLKAGANITPREGDELARLPYLCTWFRTRSAIILHLSNGTVQINFFQDHTKVILCPLMAAVTYIDEKRDFRTYKLSLIEEHGCCRELASRLRYARTMVEKLLSSKSGSGRVKSSS